The following are encoded in a window of Nakamurella sp. A5-74 genomic DNA:
- a CDS encoding cation-transporting P-type ATPase, protein MSDAAPPIAAQPTSAGLSSAAASRLLLSDGPNSLPPPRRRHPVLQLAQQMVHAFAVMLWVAAALSLVAGMPTLAIAIVAVIVINGVFAFVQEYRADRAAERLGGMMPSQALVRRDGVGVLVDATELVVGDVVVLEAGDRVPADLAILGEATLGIDASLLTGESRAVRPGTGESLYAGTFVVLGHGWATVTATGPRTRLAGVDRATRDAAPPPSPLAVQLRRVVRTIGLVAVGVGVAFFGVSVLLGRPLTDGLLLAIGVCVALVPEGLLPTVTLSLARAAQQMARQHALVRRLESVETLGATTFICTDKTGTLTQNAMAVVRVWTPSGWVDIDGSGYAPTAAVLGDPVARAAAATALDSASRCSPDSRAARHEDRWTAVGDPMEVAVHVARDRLGADPAADPETLRHSPFDPALRRASATDVDGTHLVGAPDVILPLCGRGATPEAAAAVELLTGQGLRVLAVARGAADPADRAFPTSPALGVGPELLAVLALQDPPRPDVAEAIARCRVAGIKIAMVTGDHPATARAVAAEVGLLGQAGIVLRASELPADDTALAAILERDGVVVARVEPEDKLRIARVLQEAGHVVAMTGDGVNDGPALRRADIGVAMGASGTDVARQAADIVLLDDHFGTIVSAVELGRATFANVRRFLTYHLTDNVAELAPFVAWALSGGQIPLGLTVLQILALDIGTDLLPALALGGEPADRRTMSGPVRSRSLIDRRLVFRAFGVLGPAEAIASLGAYLAVLALGGWSFGETASPALLALASGSLFAAIVLAQLANAFACRSETRWIGAVGFAGNRLLQISVIVEVALLFVFLAVPPLPSLLGAAMPDLLGWALALLAVPMLWGADAAQKYHRSRRSPAAGAVPPRSPSRDTSHGTPARSSGARR, encoded by the coding sequence ATGAGCGACGCTGCCCCGCCGATTGCCGCGCAGCCGACATCCGCGGGGCTGTCGTCCGCTGCCGCGTCCCGTCTGTTGCTGTCGGACGGACCGAACTCGCTGCCGCCACCGCGGCGCCGGCACCCTGTGCTGCAGTTGGCCCAGCAGATGGTGCATGCCTTCGCGGTGATGCTCTGGGTCGCCGCGGCGCTGTCGCTGGTGGCTGGGATGCCGACGTTGGCCATCGCCATCGTCGCGGTGATCGTGATCAACGGGGTCTTCGCCTTCGTGCAGGAGTACCGCGCTGATCGGGCAGCGGAACGCCTCGGCGGGATGATGCCCTCACAGGCGCTCGTCCGACGTGACGGTGTCGGCGTGCTGGTGGACGCCACCGAGCTCGTCGTCGGTGATGTCGTCGTGCTGGAGGCCGGTGACCGGGTGCCGGCAGACCTGGCGATCCTCGGCGAGGCGACGCTGGGCATCGATGCCTCGCTGCTGACGGGGGAGAGCCGTGCGGTCCGTCCAGGGACGGGGGAGTCGTTGTACGCCGGCACCTTCGTCGTGCTGGGACACGGGTGGGCCACCGTCACGGCGACCGGTCCACGGACCCGGCTGGCCGGCGTCGACCGGGCAACCCGGGACGCAGCACCACCGCCCAGCCCGCTGGCCGTCCAACTGCGCCGGGTGGTCCGGACGATCGGCCTGGTCGCCGTCGGCGTCGGTGTCGCCTTCTTCGGAGTCTCGGTGCTGCTCGGCAGGCCGTTGACGGACGGTCTGCTGTTGGCCATCGGTGTCTGCGTGGCCCTCGTGCCGGAGGGCCTGCTGCCCACGGTGACGCTTTCGTTGGCCAGGGCTGCCCAGCAGATGGCCCGGCAGCACGCGCTCGTCCGCCGACTCGAATCGGTCGAGACCCTCGGGGCCACCACCTTCATCTGTACCGACAAGACCGGAACCCTGACCCAGAACGCGATGGCCGTTGTCAGGGTCTGGACGCCGTCCGGGTGGGTCGACATCGACGGTTCCGGCTATGCACCGACGGCCGCAGTCCTCGGGGATCCGGTGGCCAGGGCTGCCGCCGCAACGGCCCTCGACTCGGCCTCGCGGTGTTCGCCCGACAGCCGGGCAGCGCGGCACGAGGACCGGTGGACCGCGGTCGGCGATCCCATGGAGGTGGCAGTGCACGTCGCCCGCGACCGACTGGGCGCCGACCCCGCCGCTGACCCTGAGACGTTGCGCCACAGCCCGTTCGATCCCGCACTGCGCCGGGCGAGCGCGACCGATGTCGACGGTACCCACCTGGTGGGAGCGCCCGACGTCATCCTCCCGCTGTGTGGCCGGGGAGCGACCCCGGAGGCCGCCGCAGCGGTGGAGCTTCTCACCGGACAGGGCCTGCGGGTGCTCGCTGTCGCCCGCGGCGCAGCGGATCCGGCCGACCGCGCATTCCCCACCTCGCCGGCGCTCGGCGTGGGCCCGGAGTTGCTCGCCGTTCTGGCCCTGCAGGACCCACCCCGACCCGACGTGGCCGAGGCGATCGCCCGCTGCCGGGTCGCGGGTATCAAGATCGCCATGGTCACCGGGGACCATCCGGCCACGGCCAGGGCTGTCGCCGCGGAGGTCGGGCTGCTGGGGCAGGCCGGGATCGTGTTGCGCGCCAGTGAGCTTCCCGCGGACGACACCGCGCTTGCCGCGATCCTGGAGCGGGACGGTGTGGTGGTGGCGCGGGTCGAGCCGGAGGACAAACTGCGGATCGCCCGGGTGTTGCAGGAGGCCGGCCACGTGGTGGCCATGACCGGCGACGGCGTCAACGACGGTCCGGCGCTCCGCCGGGCCGACATCGGGGTCGCCATGGGCGCCTCCGGCACCGACGTCGCTCGTCAGGCTGCCGACATCGTGCTGCTCGACGACCATTTCGGGACCATCGTCAGCGCGGTCGAGCTCGGCCGGGCCACCTTCGCCAACGTCCGGCGATTCCTCACGTACCACCTCACCGACAACGTCGCCGAGCTCGCCCCGTTCGTTGCCTGGGCGCTGTCCGGCGGACAGATCCCGCTCGGGCTGACGGTGTTGCAGATCCTCGCCCTCGACATCGGCACCGATCTGCTGCCGGCGCTGGCCCTCGGTGGTGAACCCGCCGATCGGCGCACCATGTCCGGGCCGGTGAGGTCCCGATCGCTCATCGATCGTCGGCTCGTGTTCCGGGCATTCGGTGTGCTCGGACCGGCCGAGGCAATTGCCTCACTGGGGGCGTATCTCGCCGTGCTGGCGCTCGGCGGATGGTCCTTCGGCGAGACGGCGAGCCCAGCGCTGCTCGCGCTGGCCTCCGGCAGCCTGTTCGCGGCGATCGTGCTGGCACAGTTGGCCAATGCCTTTGCGTGTCGCAGCGAGACCCGCTGGATCGGTGCCGTCGGTTTCGCCGGCAACCGTCTCCTGCAGATCTCCGTGATCGTCGAGGTGGCGTTGCTGTTCGTCTTCCTCGCAGTTCCACCGCTGCCGTCCTTGCTCGGCGCGGCCATGCCTGATCTCCTCGGTTGGGCACTCGCCCTGCTGGCGGTGCCGATGCTCTGGGGAGCCGACGCCGCGCAGAAGTACCACCGGTCGCGGCGCTCGCCCGCCGCCGGAGCCGTACCTCCTCGTTCCCCCTCCCGCGACACCAGTCACGGGACTCCCGCCCGATCCTCCGGAGCTCGCCGATGA
- a CDS encoding universal stress protein, with protein sequence MPTAPVLPPSITSALPTARTTKTPDRGPLPTGGVVVGVDDSASAVHTAVWGARHAVQQGVPLTIVHCAGIASNHPLGELMGIAGRVTALLPDVHARFEVRTGDPVEVLTEMSRRAAMIVVGTAGGDAFEPDGSVPVRLVARSQAPVAVVAGGGRVHGPVLVGVDGSPRSLAALEFAAHEARRSEVGLIVLMAWVEVVLDESSGGLQMVQNWTVESSRWERELTRLLTGLRARFPDLEVTGELVHHRAAGALVDRAADCSEVVIGRRGSGRIHSLAAGSTSRALLAAAAGVVVVLPDTAHLTG encoded by the coding sequence ATGCCAACCGCCCCGGTACTCCCCCCGAGCATCACCTCCGCTCTGCCGACCGCCAGGACGACGAAGACACCCGACCGGGGACCGCTGCCGACAGGTGGCGTGGTGGTCGGCGTCGACGACTCGGCCAGCGCCGTCCACACTGCCGTCTGGGGCGCGAGACATGCTGTGCAGCAGGGGGTTCCACTGACCATCGTGCACTGTGCCGGCATCGCCTCGAACCACCCGCTGGGTGAACTGATGGGGATAGCCGGACGGGTCACCGCGCTGCTGCCGGACGTCCACGCACGGTTCGAGGTGCGCACCGGCGACCCGGTGGAGGTCCTCACCGAGATGTCCCGGCGAGCAGCGATGATCGTCGTCGGGACGGCCGGCGGAGACGCCTTCGAGCCCGACGGCTCCGTGCCGGTCCGGCTGGTGGCCAGATCGCAGGCGCCGGTCGCGGTGGTCGCGGGCGGCGGCCGGGTGCACGGACCGGTGCTCGTCGGGGTGGATGGATCGCCCCGATCGCTGGCCGCGCTGGAGTTCGCGGCCCACGAAGCCCGCCGTTCCGAGGTCGGCCTGATCGTGCTGATGGCCTGGGTGGAGGTGGTGCTGGACGAGAGCTCCGGAGGTCTGCAGATGGTGCAGAACTGGACGGTCGAATCGTCCCGCTGGGAACGCGAGCTGACCCGGCTGCTGACCGGACTGCGGGCCCGCTTCCCCGATCTCGAGGTCACCGGGGAGCTGGTGCACCATCGCGCGGCCGGTGCCCTGGTGGATCGGGCCGCTGATTGCAGCGAAGTGGTGATCGGTCGTCGCGGATCCGGCCGGATCCATTCCCTGGCAGCGGGTTCCACGAGCCGGGCGCTGCTCGCCGCCGCTGCGGGGGTCGTCGTCGTCCTGCCCGACACGGCGCACCTGACCGGATGA
- a CDS encoding BON domain-containing protein gives MTQTERTLDQALQEAVTDQLCRTPAVEEAAVGVGVLSGTVTLSGEVRTYPEKRAALAAALGVRGVTAVADELVVVRSSDLPSDSRIAVAASEALRSAVSVPDTVQAMVHDHAITLSGSVSWDFERTAARHAVASLAGVVGVWSTMTITHRGLASPAAAEVAITAALDRTASLDAGTIRVGVAGNEVTLSGTVRSAVERRQAEDAAWSCPGASTVQNLLIIRS, from the coding sequence ATGACACAGACCGAACGGACGCTCGACCAGGCGCTGCAGGAAGCCGTCACCGACCAGCTCTGTCGGACGCCTGCGGTCGAGGAGGCCGCTGTCGGCGTCGGCGTGCTGAGCGGAACAGTGACCCTCTCGGGTGAGGTCCGGACCTACCCCGAGAAGCGGGCTGCCCTCGCTGCCGCGCTCGGCGTCCGGGGTGTCACTGCGGTCGCCGACGAGTTGGTCGTGGTGCGCAGCTCGGATCTTCCGTCCGACAGTCGTATCGCGGTGGCCGCATCGGAGGCACTGCGGAGTGCGGTTTCCGTTCCGGACACGGTCCAGGCAATGGTCCACGATCACGCGATCACGCTGTCCGGCAGCGTTTCCTGGGATTTTGAGCGTACTGCCGCACGTCATGCGGTCGCCTCGTTGGCCGGTGTGGTGGGCGTGTGGAGCACCATGACGATCACCCACCGCGGCCTTGCGTCGCCGGCGGCGGCCGAAGTGGCCATCACCGCCGCCCTTGACCGCACCGCGTCACTTGATGCGGGCACCATCAGGGTCGGCGTCGCCGGGAACGAGGTGACCCTCAGCGGGACGGTGCGGTCCGCGGTCGAGCGGCGACAGGCTGAGGACGCCGCGTGGTCCTGCCCCGGGGCCTCGACGGTGCAGAACCTGCTCATCATCCGTTCCTGA
- a CDS encoding response regulator transcription factor encodes MQTIRVFLLDDHEIVRRGIVALLNAETDIVVVAEAAGAEEARVRLSRTTVDVAVLDARLPDGSGIDVCRELRSEHPEIRCLILTSYDDDDALVAAVLAGADGYLLKEIRGDGLVRAIRELAAGRSLLDPRITGPLLDRLRDSDVRDPRFETLTAREKAVLALITEGLTNRQIGDRLFLAEKTIKNHVSSLLSKLGMVRRTQAAVYGADNRPPG; translated from the coding sequence GTGCAGACCATCCGGGTGTTCCTGCTGGACGACCACGAGATCGTGCGCCGTGGCATCGTTGCCCTGCTCAACGCCGAGACCGACATCGTGGTGGTGGCCGAAGCGGCCGGCGCGGAAGAAGCGCGGGTGCGGTTGTCCCGGACGACAGTCGACGTCGCCGTGTTGGACGCTCGGCTCCCGGACGGGTCGGGCATCGACGTCTGCCGGGAGCTCCGATCCGAGCATCCCGAGATCCGGTGTCTCATCCTGACCTCGTACGACGATGACGACGCGCTGGTGGCTGCCGTGCTGGCGGGGGCCGACGGCTACCTGTTGAAGGAGATCCGCGGGGACGGTCTGGTCCGGGCCATCCGCGAGTTGGCCGCAGGGCGTTCGTTGCTGGATCCACGGATCACCGGGCCCCTGTTGGACCGACTTCGCGACTCCGACGTACGGGATCCCAGATTCGAAACCCTCACCGCGCGGGAGAAGGCCGTGCTGGCGCTCATCACCGAGGGGCTGACGAACCGTCAGATCGGCGACCGGTTGTTCCTGGCCGAGAAGACCATCAAGAACCACGTGTCGTCCCTGCTGTCCAAGCTCGGGATGGTGCGGCGGACCCAGGCGGCCGTGTACGGAGCCGACAACCGTCCTCCCGGGTGA
- a CDS encoding GAF domain-containing protein — protein sequence MAHDRARTPRGPANAGDQGAGTGLGPFVSAADLLAVHGDVLAQTSVESALACVVRSACELTGAADGSATVFGADGLIELLVPGEFVGDQVASADIMLRDEVLGVLQISATAAGDRDRSGAILQFLAATAALVIENFRLAADTERSDTWVRASTEITRTLLRRGNDHTLRDIARRLRELVDADVVKVVLQVEGQERMRVEVALVPDDEDGGGEEYPSLGTLSRAIIETGEPVRLADADQVAGLEVHVDDTVRVGQVLGLPLIVAGRPRGALLVGRLIGRRVFTLAELDMGSAFAGQAALALELVDTREAQDRIAQWEDRSRIARDLHDVVIQQLFAAGLTIRGVITPAVDPALLPVLEHVVGELDDAIAQIRTSIFALQHQGAGTRSVVLDTAASLADTLGRAPSVRFFGPVDTLTPLSLRQDIRAVLGEALTNVARHALAHRVDVRVGVRDGWFRIEVVDDGVGTGGATRDSGLANLRSRAGALGGRMELDSSATAGTSLLWTVPLDT from the coding sequence TTGGCACACGATCGTGCTCGAACGCCCCGCGGGCCGGCGAATGCAGGTGACCAGGGGGCCGGCACCGGTCTCGGCCCGTTCGTGTCGGCGGCCGACCTGCTGGCGGTCCACGGTGACGTGCTCGCGCAGACGTCCGTGGAATCGGCGCTGGCGTGTGTGGTCCGTAGCGCCTGCGAGCTGACCGGCGCGGCCGACGGTTCGGCCACCGTGTTCGGGGCGGACGGGTTGATCGAGCTCCTGGTACCGGGTGAGTTCGTCGGCGACCAGGTCGCGTCGGCGGACATCATGCTCCGGGACGAGGTCCTGGGTGTCCTCCAGATCTCCGCGACCGCAGCGGGCGACCGCGACCGATCCGGCGCGATCCTGCAGTTCCTGGCCGCGACGGCAGCGCTGGTCATCGAGAACTTCCGGCTGGCCGCAGATACCGAGCGCAGCGACACCTGGGTCCGGGCCTCCACCGAGATCACCAGAACGCTGCTCAGACGGGGCAACGACCACACGCTGCGCGACATCGCGCGACGCCTCAGGGAACTGGTCGACGCCGACGTCGTCAAGGTCGTACTGCAGGTCGAGGGACAGGAACGGATGCGCGTCGAAGTTGCGCTGGTGCCGGACGACGAAGACGGCGGTGGCGAGGAGTATCCGAGCCTCGGGACGCTCTCCCGGGCGATCATCGAGACCGGGGAACCGGTGCGGTTGGCCGACGCCGATCAGGTGGCCGGCCTGGAGGTGCACGTCGATGACACCGTCCGGGTGGGCCAGGTCCTGGGGTTGCCGTTGATCGTCGCGGGTCGGCCGCGAGGTGCGCTCCTCGTCGGACGCCTGATCGGCCGACGGGTGTTCACGCTGGCGGAGCTCGACATGGGGTCTGCTTTTGCGGGCCAGGCGGCGCTGGCCCTCGAGCTGGTGGACACCCGTGAGGCCCAGGACCGGATCGCCCAGTGGGAGGATCGCAGTCGCATCGCCCGCGATCTGCACGATGTGGTGATCCAACAGTTGTTCGCGGCCGGCCTGACGATCAGAGGTGTGATCACCCCGGCCGTCGACCCTGCACTGTTGCCGGTGCTGGAGCATGTCGTCGGCGAGCTGGACGACGCCATCGCCCAGATCCGGACGTCGATCTTCGCGTTGCAGCACCAGGGAGCCGGCACCCGCAGCGTGGTGCTCGACACCGCGGCCTCGCTCGCCGACACGCTCGGCAGAGCCCCTTCGGTGCGGTTCTTCGGACCTGTCGACACCCTGACCCCGCTGTCCCTGCGCCAGGACATCCGGGCCGTCCTCGGTGAGGCGCTGACCAACGTCGCCAGGCATGCCCTGGCACACCGGGTGGACGTCCGGGTGGGGGTGCGCGACGGCTGGTTCCGGATCGAGGTCGTGGACGACGGCGTCGGTACGGGTGGTGCCACCCGCGACAGCGGTCTGGCCAACCTGCGATCCCGGGCCGGCGCGTTGGGCGGCCGGATGGAGCTGGACTCCTCGGCCACCGCGGGGACCTCCCTGCTGTGGACCGTTCCTCTCGACACCTGA
- a CDS encoding nitroreductase — MLDLHPEQVRGALSSACRAPSLLNSQPWAFMLGADHIELHLDTRRLLRSADPERRQALIACGAALFNLRLALVDLGVRVDERIWPDGPDGPLARVSGGAPARPRHRLLELARAIPHRRSNPRPFLAVPVPIAFQQVLLQAAAGEGATLHLVTEPHSLVSLRTWTVDARRRDRADPERVSERVRWAEAGRSPKPTAADLRADGHRWTPTTDEVPRSVDGDDPPDGANEQPLIAVLTTVTDTPGGQVAAGLALERTLLSATALGLSMSTLPELVEFAPARDRIRCMLGTGDFPQALVRLGFDGPVRPSGRRPVEDCLITGPLTAADR; from the coding sequence GTGCTGGACCTGCATCCCGAGCAGGTACGAGGAGCGCTTTCCTCCGCCTGCCGCGCTCCGTCGCTGCTCAACTCCCAGCCCTGGGCGTTCATGCTCGGGGCGGATCACATCGAGCTGCACCTGGACACCCGGCGGCTGCTGCGGTCTGCGGATCCGGAACGACGCCAGGCACTGATCGCGTGCGGGGCCGCCCTGTTCAACCTGCGCCTGGCGCTCGTCGACCTCGGGGTGCGGGTGGACGAGCGGATCTGGCCGGACGGCCCGGACGGACCGCTCGCACGGGTCAGCGGTGGCGCTCCGGCCCGGCCGCGTCACCGGCTGCTGGAGCTTGCGCGAGCGATCCCGCACCGCCGGTCCAACCCTCGGCCCTTCCTTGCCGTACCGGTGCCGATCGCATTCCAACAGGTGCTGCTGCAGGCGGCCGCGGGCGAGGGTGCGACCCTGCACCTCGTCACCGAGCCCCACTCGCTGGTCAGTCTGCGTACGTGGACTGTCGACGCCCGGCGTCGTGATCGTGCGGATCCGGAGCGGGTGTCCGAACGCGTCCGATGGGCGGAAGCAGGCAGGTCACCTAAACCGACAGCGGCCGACCTCCGCGCTGACGGTCACCGCTGGACACCGACCACCGACGAGGTGCCGCGGTCGGTGGATGGTGATGACCCCCCCGACGGTGCGAACGAGCAGCCGCTGATCGCGGTCCTGACCACCGTCACCGACACACCCGGTGGACAGGTCGCCGCGGGGCTCGCGCTGGAGCGGACGTTGCTGTCCGCCACTGCACTGGGCCTGTCGATGTCGACCCTCCCGGAGCTCGTCGAGTTCGCCCCGGCGCGTGATCGGATCCGCTGCATGCTCGGCACGGGGGACTTCCCGCAGGCCCTGGTGCGGCTGGGCTTCGACGGTCCGGTCCGGCCCAGCGGGCGTCGGCCGGTCGAGGACTGCCTGATCACCGGCCCGCTGACCGCAGCCGATCGGTGA
- a CDS encoding universal stress protein — MSEFVDSVSPENVIVVGVDGSPQSTAAVDWAATEADRRRADIRLVYAWSPVVGAFSGAEAMQPAYVETLEEYGRTILDQGAAQVTAAFPALTVTTELCRSQPAVELLEQSERALMTVVGAHGSNRILGMLVGSVALRLATHGTGPVVIVRDEPPTGPGREHPVMVGLDGSDSSEEALSFAFEEASFRHTRLIAVRTSPGAPGDSYLVPYLTETDLQDIEAEQHRLLAEQLAGWSEKYPDVPVHPLVLRGPAAAGLLGLDNENGALPATPALLVVGSRGRGGFTGLLLGSVGQALVAHAVGPVCIVHPRAR, encoded by the coding sequence ATGAGTGAGTTCGTCGACAGTGTGTCACCGGAGAACGTGATCGTGGTCGGGGTGGACGGCTCCCCGCAGTCGACCGCCGCCGTCGATTGGGCCGCCACCGAGGCAGATCGGCGCCGTGCCGACATCCGTCTGGTGTACGCATGGTCCCCCGTGGTCGGAGCATTCTCGGGCGCGGAGGCCATGCAGCCGGCCTACGTCGAGACGCTGGAGGAGTACGGCCGGACGATCCTCGATCAGGGAGCCGCCCAGGTGACCGCCGCCTTCCCGGCGCTGACCGTGACCACGGAGCTCTGCCGCTCGCAGCCGGCCGTCGAACTGCTCGAGCAGTCGGAGCGGGCGCTGATGACGGTCGTCGGGGCGCACGGCAGCAACCGGATCCTGGGAATGTTGGTCGGCTCGGTCGCTCTCCGGCTCGCCACCCACGGAACGGGACCGGTGGTCATCGTGCGGGACGAGCCACCGACCGGACCCGGTCGGGAACACCCGGTGATGGTCGGACTCGACGGATCGGACTCCTCCGAGGAGGCACTTTCGTTCGCCTTCGAGGAAGCTTCCTTCCGGCACACCCGGCTGATCGCCGTCCGGACCTCGCCCGGCGCCCCCGGCGACAGCTACCTGGTTCCGTACCTGACCGAGACCGACCTCCAGGACATCGAGGCGGAGCAGCACCGGTTGTTGGCAGAGCAGCTCGCCGGTTGGTCCGAGAAGTACCCGGATGTGCCCGTCCACCCGCTGGTGCTGCGTGGCCCGGCTGCGGCAGGACTGTTGGGGCTCGACAACGAGAACGGTGCGCTGCCCGCCACCCCGGCGCTGCTGGTCGTCGGCAGTCGGGGCCGTGGCGGATTCACCGGCCTGCTGCTGGGATCCGTCGGCCAGGCGCTCGTCGCCCACGCCGTCGGGCCGGTCTGCATCGTCCATCCCCGGGCGCGGTGA